A stretch of the Enoplosus armatus isolate fEnoArm2 chromosome 13, fEnoArm2.hap1, whole genome shotgun sequence genome encodes the following:
- the gabra1 gene encoding gamma-aminobutyric acid receptor subunit alpha-1, whose protein sequence is MCGRSRTAFLCLWACLLVANSVLGGKSSGQNGMTDEQKDNTTVFTKILDSLLDGYDNRLRPGLGERVTEVKTDIFVTSIGPVSDHDMEYTIDVFFRQSWKDERLKFKGPMAVLRLNNLMASKIWTPDTFFHNGKKSVAHNMTMPNKLLRITEEGTLLYTMRLTVRAECPMHLEDFPMDAHACPLKFGSYAYTRAEVVYVWTRGAAQSVVVAEDGSRLNQYDLMGQSVDSGVVQSSTGEYVVMTTHFHLKRKIGYFVIQTYLPCIMTVILSQVSFWLNRESVPARTVFGVTTVLTMTTLSISARNSLPKVAYATAMDWFIAVCYAFVFSALIEFATVNYFTKRGYAWDGKSVVPEKQKKKKESLLKKNNTTAYPAATATAFAPNIARDPGLATIAKSAPPPPTEPKEEPKPKPPEAKKTFNSVSKIDRIARIAFPLLFGTFNLVYWATYLNKKPKLQGMNPH, encoded by the exons ATGTGTGGACGGAGCAGGACGGCCTTTCTGTGTCTGTGGGCTTGCTTGCTTGTCGCCAACAGCGTGCTGGGTGGTAAAAG CTCTGGGCAGAACGGCATGACAGATGAACAGAAAGATAACACTACAGTGTTCACCAAGATCTTAGACAGCCTTCTGGATGGCTATGACAATCGCCTCAGGCCAGGACTGGGAG AGCGTGTAACTGAAGTCAAGACTGACATTTTCGTGACTAGTATTGGGCCAGTTTCGGACCATGACATG GAGTACACCATTGATGTCTTCTTCAGACAGAGCTGGAAGGATGAAAGGTTAAAGTTCAAAGGCCCAATGGCCGTGCTGCGTCTCAACAACCTGATGGCTAGCAAGATCTGGACACCTGATACCTTCTTCCACAATGGCAAGAAGTCGGTGGCCCACAACATGACCATGCCAAACAAGCTGCTGCGAATTACAGAGGAAGGCACGCTGCTGTATACCATGAG GCTTACAGTAAGAGCAGAATGTCCCATGCACCTAGAGGACTTCCCTATGGATGCCCATGCTTGTCCGCTGAAGTTTGGCAGCT ATGCCTACACTCGAGCAGAGGTGGTGTATGTGTGGACCAGAGGGGCTGCCCAATCTGTGGTGGTGGCAGAGGATGGGTCCAGATTAAACCAGTACGATCTGATGGGGCAGAGTGTGGATTCTGGTGTGGTGCAGTCCAGCACAG GAGAGTACGTTGTGATGACAACCCACTTCCATCTGAAGAGGAAAATTGGTTACTTTGTGATCCAGACATATCTACCCTGCATCATGACAGTCATCCTCTCCCAAGTGTCTTTCTGGCTCAACAGAGAGTCCGTCCCTGCCAGGACTGTCTTTG GAGTGACCACTGTCCTGACCATGACCACACTTAGTATCAGCGCCAGGAACTCCCTCCCTAAAGTGGCCTATGCCACAGCTATGGACTGGTTCATCGCTGTCTGCTATGCCTTTGTCTTCTCGGCCCTCATTGAGTTTGCCACAGTCAACTACTTCACCAAGAGGGGTTACGCCTGGGATGGAAAAAGTGTGGTGCCAGAGAAG caaaagaagaagaaggagtcCCTCCTCAAGAAGAACAACACTACAGCCTACCCAGCTGCCACTGCTACAGCCTTCGCCCCCAATATTGCCAGGGACCCTGGATTGGCCACTATTGCCAAAAGCGCCCCACCACCCCCAACTGAGCCCAAGGAGGAGCCAAAGCCCAAGCCTCCAGAGGCCAAGAAGACCTTTAACAGTGTGAGCAAGATAGACAGGATTGCCAGAATAgccttccctctgctctttgGAACCTTTAACTTGGTCTACTGGGCAACCTACTTGAATAAGAAGCCCAAATTGCAGGGGATGAATCCACACTAA